From Platichthys flesus chromosome 7, fPlaFle2.1, whole genome shotgun sequence:
AAAGGAACTGAATCtgagtctcctctcctctctcaggttCCGTTTGGTCCCCTTCCTGACAGAGCTGAGAGCAGTGATGGATTGGGTTTGGACCGACACcaccctctctctgtccagctGGATTTGTGTTGAAGACATCTACGCAAACATATTCATCCTCAAGTGCTGGAGAGAGTCTGAGAAAGTAAGTGGGACATTGGTGTCCTGCTGCATCATCGCCACGCAGCACACACTCAAGCTAGAGACAACAGTAAAGTGGCCGTACAAAAGACAAGAGCATTTATATCTTCAGCTTCGTAAATATGGCAGGTTGTTTCTTCCAGAAATACCCCCACACTCCagggcagaagaagaagaaggtggtgAAATACGGGATGGGAGGATTCATCATCTTCGCTCTCATCAGCATCATCTGGTTCCCactcctcttcatgtctctggTCCAGTCAGCAGCCGGGGTGACCAATCAGCCGGTGGACGTCTCCATCCAGCTCGGCATTGCAGGATACGAGGTCAGGATGGATATGAGCGTGTTGAAGTTATATTTCAATCTGGAGAGACTTTGATTTAGAGGCGGGAAAAACGTTTTTTATTGCCACGCACTACATAGAAAGTGATGGTATATGAAAAGTCTGTTGGTGTTTAGATCCTGTTGTACCCTGTttgttctcactctctctcctcacagatcCACGTGGAGGAGGATTTAAAGGATTtaagagtctctctctctgtctctctctgccaaCTGAGTGCCAGCAGTGTGAATTGTTTTTTGGTTTCCTTTTGAGTTTGGGGTCCGGTAGTccgctttttgttttttattttatttagatattttttcttAGGTAGACCGGAGGGGAAGAATCTTGATCCAACAGCCCATTGTTTGGTTGGACCAGATCTtcccattttttcttttcttcttggTCTTCACACttaatttatttaacatttgtttattctttGGTTTTGTTCATAAATTCTTTGTTTAACCGTGAATCTTTATATGTTTGTTGAGTCAAATTAAATGTATCTTGTTTTGCCTGTTATATAACCTATTGTGATGTCACTGGGATTAGAAAAAGGGTGAAGAAGGTGTGAGGACATGTATTTTACTCTCTGGTCTGACTGCTTGTGTTTCCACAGCCTCTATTCACCATGAGCGCCCAGGAGCAGAACCTGGTTCCATACACAGAAGCTGAATTGAACCGGCTCATTAAAGTCTACGCTAATCAACCAGTAAGCACCGCTTCattttcctgtgtgtgagaCCAAAGAGGAAACCGTTCACTCCAGCACCTGATCTCAAGTTAgaggaacaaaatattcaggaaacatcatttttttcttttttgtgtgttttaggaTTTACTAGTAAACATCTATTAaatgttctccctctctctcagtctgccATGCAGTTCTTAATGAACTACTATGCTCAGGACATTGTTGTTGCTAAGATCAAGAGTGATGCCAGTCTGGTGTGGAGCATCAGCCCGGCCAGTCGAGAGGCCATGATACAGGAGCTCAGCAACTCCTCTCACATATACATGACCCTAGGCTGGACGCTGCTACGGTCAGTTCTGTGTTTCATAATCTCTGATATAGAACAATGTGCTTGTATGTGGTCATGTCGATTCACTGCTAATGTATACATTCATGGGAACATGTGTAGCTACACACTGATTTGCTGATACAAGCATTTTCTGTAATGTTAGCtgcttaaatatattttcatacttactgttttttttttctctacttATTCGGTTTTGTATTTTGATCACTAGTTGACTAGCCGGATTAATAGTTCACGTGTGAATGGATGTGAACAGTTTGCACATGACAGGTGACATCACACGTGACATGTTATGACCATGACACCAGTTTATTTTGTCAGATTAATTTCTTTGGGATTCCAACATTTTAATCCTGCTTGTACTGTATGAGTCAGGTTGTGATGATGGTCCATTTTACTGTTTACATAATCACAGATTATTTTTACTACGTTAAAATGGGTCATGCGTTTCCTCTGGTTGCCTTTTGAACACATGTACAAAGCTTTGCATAAACTTTGCCACCTGTGTCACTTCCTCAGGAATGCGTCCATATCAATGAACGCAGAGACGGTGGGAGAACACACTGTGAAGTTTGAGGACAAGAAGTTGAGGGAAGGGATCGTCCACATGCTCAAAGGCAACAGCAGCAactctgtgtgagtctctgtcaACGTGCACAAACAGCTGCCTTTTGGCTGTTCTATCTTCTGCAGGTTTCCTTTTGAGATtctaatgcaaaaaaaagagtaaaactCATACCTACAAATGTAATGTGAATGAAGGTTGAAGTACTGTATGTTCTCAACTGTTTCTCAACACTTTCACAGCCCAGACGTTCATCTGCGTCCTCACATACACtatattttgttatgttttgttgtTCTGCTCTGCAGGATCATTAACTCTCTGCTACCAAAGTTCATCAGGGGTCCCAAAGGACCTGAATCCAAAATGGCGACCAGGATGAAAGTAGGTGAGTTACAgtgtattttacattaaaaaatactGCATTTATTCTTTGGCAAATTGTAATTGCATTGTACTAATTTAAAGAATGTAGTCatacatttgtttgtatttagcTCCTTTTGCTCTCTTTCTATGTGGGATTTTTTCGAATTCTTTGTATATCGATGATGTCTGGACTCCAGAGAGGTTCCGCTGATCAGAGTGATCAGTCCTGCAGTTTGATTTGACCCCAGGTTTTCCTATTCCCCCAGAGCCCTCAGACCGCACAGACCGGCAGGGGCTCGCTTTCTTCAGGCCCATGTCGGTCAAACTTCAGCAGGTCAACAGGACGTCAGAGAAGGACTCAGACCAgtggtggagggtggaggagtgCTCGCCTGTTCTCACCTCCTCTGAGCTCAAGTGTGAGAGTATAGAGATCGTGGTGTTCAGTGATAAAGTCAGCCCCTCCAGTCTTGGCTTTTTGGCAGGACATGGGTAGGTAACAAGAGAAATTTGATCCGTCAAGAAATCAGTATCATGATTGTGGCTTGACTCGATTCCCCCTCTTCTCTGGttttaaagagacatttcaacGTGCTATGTAAAACTTTCCTTGTTTCAAAACTGTTCAGTGCTCAGTTCTTCTCAGAGTGCTTGAAGTttagatatttttctttttgataatCCATACACCTCATTTCTAGCATTTATACATCCGCCTCTTCCCTTGTCACAGCGGTGGGATGTTACAAACTACCCTTCCTCAGTTattgtacttaagtacatttttcatgtaacTGTTCTAGTCCATTTATTTacaggtacttttcacttttacttcaAACATATTTCCGCAGATATATTTCTGCTTCATAACTACAGAACCTTGAGTTGGATGAtcacatttttctttgtattcTTAAAAGTCATCCATAAGAAGAAGCGAAGCGTTCAATTGTTACAATCAGAGCGATCATGTAATATTAGATCTACCTGCAGCGGCAGCATCACTGATGGAGAGGAAACATCGTAAATGAATGCCGAAGAGGCCACTGTCGAGTCATTAACTAATATAACAAAGCCAAGAATTTTCAGTAGCGGCATCTgcaacattatttattaatatgacagtctgtacttttactttcactCTGGTAGAACGGTTGTTGTGGGACTTATatttttacttgagtacatatatttgtacttttacttatatAATATGTTTGAGtgtttcctccaccactgctttACGAGTGCCAAGAGACATCTTTTGCATTTgtcaaatcagatttttttgaGGGGGGCTGATTGagcatttaaaaccaaatattACTGAGTACACTGTAGTGAGGTGATATACAGCTGACATAGCTTTAAACATTGGCCGATCATAGCAAACCACAGAATACCAATTGATGCTGTAGCACTGATGTAAACAGTGTTTTGAGTCAGGTCAAGTGTTCTAATGTACACTttgagatattttttaaatgagtcTCCCACACCCTTACCTTAAACTCCCTCACTCTCTGCTCCTCACCACAGCATCGTGGGTCTGTACATGTCGGTGGTGCTGGTCATCGGGAAGTTCGTCAGGGAGTTCTTCAACGGGATCTCCAGGTCCATCATGTTTGAGGACTTGCCGTGCGTGGACCGGGTCCTGAAGCTCTGCACGGACATTTTCGTGGTCCGGGAGACGGGAgagatggagctggaggagacacTGTTTGAGAAACTCATCTTCCTCTACCGATCGCCGGAGACCATGATCAAGATGACCCGTGAGAAGAAAGACAGCTAGGGTTCCAGAATCTAGCACCAATCACTCGCCATATCGATCCAGTTGtaatgaagaagagaatccGTTTCTCTGATATAAAATTTGACCTCAGACCTTCATGGACAGACTTTTTTAGTTGAttagtaaaacattttacattgtaAGAATTCATACTTTTCCTGATATTATTTATAACCATGTTTAAAATTGTAAAAGATAATGTTGTAGATTTAACTATTATGTGACTTCTTTTAACAATTTCATCCAGGAAAATGATTCAATCATTAACAAGGCCTGTACAGCAGATAGATCAATGAGTGCAGGCTACTATTTGTCATTGTGAATAAAATGTCCTGCCCTGTTGAGTATTATGCATGCAATTCTGATTTAGGTTTTTACTGTTGTTAAGAGCACAAATCATCATACTCCTCTTTtagggacatttaaaaaatatccttGATATACTtacagatcaacacacacacatacctctgTACTGTAAATACCAATGTGTCTATGTAGACTACTgctctgatttatttatatcaaaataaaaattgtgGTTACAGACTAAATGGTTTGTGTCTCAACAAGCACACATACTAGGAAACAGAGTGCATTTCAGATATTTATCTTTAATACCATTTTAATTacaaataaaagggaaaaactgtaatttcatTCGGGTCCCCGTTCCAACAAGTCATCTTGGTAACATCCATCTTTTTTCCATTCTCGGTGGTGCACAGGATAGTGACAGGACCTCACTCACAACTCCACAAAAGTTAACTACATCATAGTGTCACATCCTGGAggaaaaacagagcagaagagTGCAAAGCTTGTTAAACATtaacatgtatatgtatatatatatatatatatatataaataaaatggactTGTGTTGCAGCCAGTGAAAGTGATAATTTCACCAGtgatatagaaaataaattcaaagaAATACCAACAAATTCTGGTAACAAGAGTCATTGGGAGACGGTCTCCCAGGCGTCACAGAGAGAATATCATTTGGTGCCATCACAATAACCGGAAGCTGTAATATTACATTTCCTTAGTATATGCACATTAACAGAAATTTTGATGAGGGGCCAAATGAAAAGGATTATAAAGAACTAACCTCTGACGActacatttatttcatcaaacacAAATGTAGTAACTTTCATGATTATTATAATACTACTTTACACaaggttatattttcatcagCATCATTTTGTCAGTCTGTTAGTCAGCAATATTCCCCCAAAACTTGGTAGGATGTCATATGGGTCAAGGTTAGAATCCATTCAATTCCTCGGATATGGATCAGGGGGCAACTTTTCACAGATCTTGATGGAATTTTCTTTTAGAAATATTTAAGGGAATGATATCCGAGTGTGTATCCAGcttgattcattttaaaattatttttgggCCTTGACAGCAGTATGTGATATACTGAATGCCATTCTAGATACATATCCAGTTGTTAGTCAAATATAGTGTAGTACTCAAGTCTCAGTTACTTGTTACTATGCAGATAAAGATTTAGCATACTAAACATAATCTGGGCCTCGTGTAACTGACGTATAAAATATAATGGATTTCTATAGTTTTAACTTAGACTTAAACCAGTGATACTATTGTACTTTAACTCTTATTAAACATGCATTTGCTTGTAGTGTGGTATTGAGTGTGACTGAAGTGTGAAGGTGTCAATGTCACTGCGGCCTTCCCTTCACACCCCCCTGCTGCGTTCAGGGGCCATGATGACTCCACCTGCACACGGGACTCAGTCGCTGCAGACATGTTAAACTTACGCTATGCTGCTACTTTGGGTTTGAGGACTTTGACGCTGGCTTCTGCGACCTTCATAGCTTCGTCCCTGATCTGCGGCTTCAGCGCAGCGCGCACCGCGTTGGCGCAGATGGCGGAGAAGCGGATGTAGctgcagagaggacacacacacacacgttagcCGCATGCTAAAGGGCAAACATCACTGAGAATGACCAATCTGAAAGGAGACAATTGTGAGcgcatctttaaaaaacacacgaCATCCCCGGTGCAGTAGCAGAGAGAGTCGCCTCTAACACGGTTGTCACTTCAACGAATGGGTGGAAAAGCTAACTCAGGCTAGTAGCTTAGCCATGTAGCTCTGGTTAAGATTTAATAAGGAAATACGGAAAACCACTTTGTAATCGTTAGCAGTTCAGATAACAGGGTCTTAATTAATGACACCGCGTTCAACTGTGAGCATAACACTGACTGTGTGGTGGCTATTTCCTGCAGTTTCTTACCTTATGCCTGCCTGTCTCCAGTATGCAACCATCTTGTCTGTGTTGTGGCTTCAAGGACAGTGCTGGATTTGAACGTGATGACGTATTTTGACCTACGCAGGCTCTTGTTCCCGTGGTTCTTCTGTCACCCAATGAGGACCGCGCAGGGTCGTGCTTGACAGCTCTGATGGGTTCTGGTCCGTCCCCTCAtgcagagtaaaataaaaagtacagtATACCccttttaaaaactgtttttctggataaatacatttattttctatttccatgagaaaacaaatatctactCTGTTATTCTGAATCAACGACATTATTTACTGTGTCCATGTATTCATTTCAAAgatcaatttttttaaatttaggaTTCATATAGTTGTTTTTGTCACCTTTGGAGCAATATTTAAGACTCAAGACAAGGAAAGTAGCTACTAATGATCATTATTATCGATAAGACTATGTGGTGATAATACCCAGAGTAAACCCATTATTTTGTTGCCCTAGTGAAGGTATATCAACACGGTCCTGGATGTAGAGTGGAGAAACATAGGTAAAGAGTTTTAGAGACACGAACCCGTTCATATTCTCCTTCATTTTCAttagtttattaaaataaaaacataaccaaCACTCGGATTGTTCTGGATGTTTTCGGGGTGCAGTACGACTCTCTGCCGCCAGGGGGAGTGTCGGCGCTGATGGGAATTAAACCATCgctcctccggctcctccctcctcgctcgCACCGGTCACGCTGTCACCAGTCGCCGCCGGCTCCCGAGCCCCGACAGAGAAGCCTGTTAAAATGAAGATCTGGACGTCAGAGCACATTTTCAAGTGAgtgcttttctgtgtgtgttcttgtgatATGTGAGGAGGCGGCTCAAGGTCACTGGGTTCCTCTTCAATGAGCTGTTTTGTTTGGTTCCCTCCACACTATCCGGGCAGCCGCTGCTAGCCGCCGCCTGTACGCTGCTAAGGTTACACCTAAGTTAGGTAACTTCTCACAAGGAGCCAGAGGTTAAACTACCTAAATAACGTCTCGTACTTTAGTTATCACAGCTCTGAGAATCAGCCACACGCACCATTAGGGTTCAGCTCTTCCTACAAATATGACATTTCCGCCATTAACCGCGATAACCGCTTTAGCTAGCGGAGACAGTTAACTTCTAGGTTAGCGTTAGCTGCTAGCCGCGAAGCTAACTTCATCAAATCTGATGCAAGTTGCTCTCAACGTTGCATCGTTTTCTGTGTGGAAGCTCCTGGTGACATTACATCCACAGCCCGTTACAGGTTATCTTtatcatgtgttgtgttttgatcACGGAGACTTTAGCTGCGGCTCAATGTGACATTGTTATGTAACGGCCTGCGGGTCCGTTACACCAGAAGCTCTAAGGTTAAAGGAGTCGACGGTCCTTCCAGTCCTGGGAATAGTTCGCTTTCTCACTCAGAAATGAAAGTGTAGCACTGAGACGTGgaatgtttttgttgatttgtttttgttgaattgTAAATACACGATAGGTTGATATGTCATGTGCGGAGGGGGCGTTCACCGCTTCATCTCTATCTGAGCAGTGAGTGTCAATGCTTCAGTAACACTCATTATTTCAGGCTGTTAAACATTAATGTAATTTCGACATCTCCACTTAAATGCAGGTCCCGAGGCACCACTACCTTTCACGATTTTCCAACATAATTCGAAATTGAGTTGGTTCCCTGCAACAAACCAATATACACTGATCCTCTCTAAATGTTCCTCACTGCCACCAGTGATCAGTCAGTGTGGTTTGGAAGTGGTTTTTGCTGGATCAATCTGAAAATGTCACTTGGCACCACACAGATTTTCAATAAGATTCTGTAAATTTTCATATGCAGTCTCTTGCCGGGATGTTAAACAACCGGGAGGAATTTACTGTTTCTAATGTCCGTGTTGCTTTCTGACAGCCACCCATGGGAGACGGTGACTCAGGCGGCGATGCAGAAGTACCCCAACCCCATGAACCCTGGAGTGTTTGGCGTGGATGTTCTGGACAGACGTGTGGACACAGACGGACGGTTACACAGCACCAGACTGCTCAGCACAGAGTGGGGGCTCCCTGCCATGGCCAAGTCTGTAAGTTACATCCTCAAGGAAAGGCTCGAGTTGAAGTGATGCTGCATTTTGTTCGATGATGTTAAATAGTTTTTCTGTGCACTGAGCCTGAGTTGTGTCCATTTTCCTGCAGATGATTGGGGCAACGAGGTCATGCACGTATGTTCAGGAGCATTCAGTTGTGGACCCCAAAGAGAAGTCCTTCGAGCTGCAATCTACAAACGTGAGTGTTATTGATAGATGGACCTATATTAATGAGAATAAGTACTACCTCTTTTGGAGCAGCAGA
This genomic window contains:
- the atp5f1e gene encoding ATP synthase subunit epsilon, mitochondrial, with amino-acid sequence MVAYWRQAGISYIRFSAICANAVRAALKPQIRDEAMKVAEASVKVLKPKVAA
- the LOC133956981 gene encoding PRELI domain containing protein 3B-like: MKIWTSEHIFNHPWETVTQAAMQKYPNPMNPGVFGVDVLDRRVDTDGRLHSTRLLSTEWGLPAMAKSMIGATRSCTYVQEHSVVDPKEKSFELQSTNISFTNLVSVDEKLTYKPHPQDPEKTVLTQEALISVKGISLSSYLEGLMAKTISVNAGKGREAMEWVIRRLNTEIEELAATARGTMRVPMAAAVTNK